Proteins encoded by one window of Candidatus Shapirobacteria bacterium:
- a CDS encoding DUF2341 domain-containing protein yields MKIFSPLPKLKKTLSLFLLTGLVFFSFLSTPTLLAQDAAPAISVDPAVSISPPSPESYSDSPEANNSARLRPSFKLETYDTNPVFSKSKPEFKLVSGTKFKPRIKVYNNSKQEIDIELVEKVDKGDVVYSFNQATEIPPGKYTITFQDDLGGEISKDFYWGVLAINFNKSVYNPLENGYISLAVLDETGDMVCDAKLALIVEEPDGSVEELTTDDGRIKVNPECQVHGFTEKPDYETEYAFSENPGTYKFHLVAETKNGSYSITDQVQVAENLPIEVDRVMATRIYPPHPYTATINLKANEDFIGIVTETVPSSFIITKAANTEILPYKTIVEDKNSKTKKITWNLDLKPGEDVTIGYRYDIPDISPEFYLVGPIKFTDYSGTVDFFTETRQWQLAADAVAPVKIRQEINIINGLVTAAGVDAAIVNLDTAKYNSATYYFEVIAKVSAGTLTVNLSTGNTNTVGIGISDTSFVRVRSAFTPESGSFDYRLNLVNGTSPQVKAARIIILQSATTITATQTQIEIGNLEIGLSMATTAPLTSPKYWKYDSALWDGTKTFDISVSYKAGVGVTAGSQTFTVAGINTFTPPGGITSVKVECWGGGGAGGSSNTTTDGCGGGGGGAYSNKLNVGVTAGIGYTAFVGVGGTYRSQAKGGDGAASYFRNSVGVTVVSAAGGIGGTSQASSNPGAGGAGGNSTVGVGDTKWSGGTGGRGYNASAGQGGPGGSSAGIGTTGRSGPDPWSTRVASAGPTGSGIGGSGGPAGNSGAAPASGNGGGGGGSGDVATSVGGNGAGGKVVVTWAAIDNAVSIYLQEDNGSFAGWTNVVTVLSGGTATVPTSVGITNFTPTTGRNYRLVANTGLSPFDIYNAKIIVNQTSATTIDKLVPQYLLLNTKSTTTGSALGYQSLWTTDEWGRTTNTYLHAFDSIGGGTTATVKLVDIDAGNAELTNSAIGGTNQVISNGITMPTSGHQIDTWLTAAGTEVDASRILVQVDVTAVQNPTVVLNSLDNGATTTDTTPTLDFTGTSAYGDSVRYNIQIATNDLFSSSIITQTSVLSQGTETDASSYDTASISPGANKLVLLAVASRVAGGGNNTPTASGVGMSWDLVTTVQEPGSWNRISLLRAMSPSPSSGAITISFGGQTQTAVNWQISEFSNVDTSGTNGASAIGQSQTNTGASVTSLTVTLGAFQSTNNATYGAMISEVASPINQGTGFTEVYDLSVTDSALETEWKDSNDTSVDWSFTQGRVGGIAVEIKAAPSALDKVSGTDVGFSGSPDNTDPFTSAQAVNYTVEEGDSLAVGTYYWRVRGIDPDGSNAYGSWSDTRNFVVSMAANVTISGNIYTTETATAYNCSSTNLTVRAIVEGAGVGTTGICTSGGGAFLIQNITVGDTGHVITLYLDGESEKATSITKVASTSIGFTLPLYQNRVYLSHQNDGPITNADIDKYDSANDADIQYTSNGVGLTVTPGSKIVIALGKTYTPGGSIDTPSIGIGGTFNPESNTVNLTGSGSSITCTDAPGTVMPLCNSGTFNQSTSTINYNGTSASAIAALTFNNLGVGISSEAGVGTTYTFTGNVTVGGIFSIGNILSSNIDVVNASSHTLTLTQADTPLNATPKGALAPGSSTVVYTASADTSVATVDYYNLSLAPASGTPTYTLLNVWEYRRPIAITNASGGDLTDFQVSFTLDTTDSTRFQPDCDDIRITDSSGITILPHWIEENNPGCGNASTKIWTKVPSIPTAGTTIYVYYGNPIASSSQNGTSVFEFFDDFSGDSLDTQKWTKVNGSTPVLASGTLAITATADPGKLIASAGPNGDNYILKARFMVTGGSADDERLGLSVKTNTSSGAGYNLVFRGFTNLSTVQFLHDAVEWGSADTVNWAKDTYYTEEIYHDGTNVKGRFNDGSWYSWPRSGISGYLAINFASFNGTTSIWDYAVIRKAASTEPSSSVQAEQGVTNTDILTVHNDFSTSGAGTVTVNVETNNSATLDINGDFTLASGDTFLAPPTTSIAGGYTNNGTFTANSGKVTFDGTGSNTLSGYMNVGSGSTSPFYKVVFSGIGGSWTIADPIKIGATNATDTLLINAGVVTLGNGNGDDMEVDGKMNIGSTVGLAIFQTMDGLAQGSVINLDINSNTAPFNCTNCLVQVGTADNTAPQGTFVINENTNLRLNSFSSIQSGLDIYASGKITIRGLQSDTGADSGTDTTSAATRESKVCVVKPGWENDSHNNKNLRITSGLAFGKIYTISDTITNDSDCASDTDESLTINDTSVPSGASTAVVSSITTVLSQRWVCSNATTYISADNKEIGRYLHDLSGVTGYYKIVDSTNNDATNCSGNDRFRIMADPAAEFASLQTSDTFKIVDGIRSDDTFEIIDYASITAQNGVACNSSFNGYILGRNRSEVDIQYSDICNMGASDEYKTGIMLGYSSAGTDGSLQNEGFAISKSRIRNGHNGIVFYYADNNSGAKGISDNYISGHASFGIDFYYGADNNSVTSNTVCGNFQNIYFRNNSNNNTVSSNIICEATTFAGIVLYDSLSGNIVSSNTIYNNAQHGIYTGTNAIDNTFSSNTVFGNQLSGITLDSAHMTKVSGNTVNNSQYHGIYIIGGSKGNIISSNNVFGQDAGIYLYNSANNNLLYTNNSYNNAYGLQSGSNSTNNVFFGNDYYSNTSYGSYNNDGFSNNVFYNDSFYGNIFGWIDNGASNLNNILINNSFGVGTENGFYDIYQIGSAPHSTHLYSSTVNSTVEADGIIYPGSSIISRSHDGVAGATKIWGEYSTSSNNSETPQDEGLERYNYADSSWPDSITDPGFSGIGTSDTDLNLGFAGGTLGGGTSAAFVYRVYCTVTNCVTSPNSWGVERDGIGLGTSASSGVGYTDPGTNISFKIDDSGTDFALGDTYTFVAFRGSTDTNTQKTITMAQDGDLINVGAGTTLRAIGVGGSHTLITRGGSGGYHINVAGTLDASYYTLSYLGGTDGNLGLDLQSGSLITNLANGVFDNFQDVGSSDTYIRVHSDLIGVGSPTKTFSDLTFTQNGSGAPEFTVTESGGSSPADDRYWQFENSVCSSWASCEDSDLEQNTNSGGSIRWDAIIPTSPILDQLMRHGQWFFGGLKQPFTF; encoded by the coding sequence ATGAAAATTTTTTCGCCCCTCCCTAAGTTAAAAAAAACCCTCTCGCTATTTCTCTTGACCGGCCTGGTATTTTTTTCCTTTTTATCTACCCCCACCCTTTTGGCCCAGGATGCGGCTCCTGCTATATCCGTAGACCCCGCTGTATCAATCTCTCCACCTTCCCCAGAGTCCTATTCTGATTCACCCGAAGCCAACAACTCAGCCAGACTTCGTCCTAGCTTTAAACTGGAAACTTACGACACCAATCCGGTTTTCAGTAAATCAAAACCTGAGTTTAAACTAGTCTCCGGCACCAAATTTAAACCAAGAATCAAGGTGTACAATAATTCAAAACAGGAAATCGATATTGAGCTCGTTGAAAAAGTCGACAAGGGCGATGTTGTTTATAGCTTCAATCAAGCCACAGAAATTCCCCCCGGTAAATATACAATCACATTTCAAGATGATCTCGGCGGCGAAATATCGAAAGATTTTTACTGGGGAGTTTTGGCCATCAATTTCAACAAATCCGTTTATAACCCGCTGGAAAACGGTTACATTTCTCTTGCCGTTTTAGACGAAACCGGCGACATGGTCTGTGATGCCAAGTTAGCCCTGATTGTCGAAGAACCAGATGGTTCAGTCGAAGAGTTAACCACCGATGATGGCCGCATCAAGGTCAACCCCGAATGTCAGGTTCATGGCTTTACGGAAAAGCCGGATTATGAAACCGAATATGCTTTTAGTGAAAATCCGGGCACATACAAATTTCACCTTGTCGCCGAAACCAAAAATGGTTCTTATAGTATTACCGATCAGGTTCAGGTAGCCGAAAACTTACCTATCGAAGTCGACCGGGTTATGGCTACCCGCATTTATCCCCCCCACCCTTATACTGCCACTATTAATCTAAAGGCAAATGAAGATTTTATCGGAATAGTCACGGAAACCGTCCCCTCAAGTTTCATTATCACCAAAGCCGCCAATACCGAAATTTTACCCTACAAAACCATAGTTGAAGACAAAAACTCAAAGACAAAAAAAATTACCTGGAATTTAGACCTAAAACCAGGCGAAGATGTCACTATCGGTTATCGATACGATATCCCCGATATCTCGCCCGAATTTTATCTGGTTGGGCCGATAAAGTTTACCGATTATAGCGGTACTGTTGATTTTTTTACCGAAACCCGTCAATGGCAATTGGCGGCCGATGCCGTAGCTCCTGTAAAAATCCGGCAAGAAATTAATATTATTAACGGTTTAGTTACTGCCGCTGGGGTTGATGCCGCCATAGTAAATCTGGATACCGCCAAATATAACAGTGCCACTTATTATTTTGAAGTAATTGCCAAGGTCAGTGCCGGCACCTTAACCGTCAACCTCAGTACCGGAAACACCAATACCGTTGGTATCGGTATCAGTGATACTAGCTTTGTCAGAGTTCGGTCGGCTTTTACCCCCGAAAGCGGTTCTTTTGACTACCGACTTAATTTAGTAAACGGGACCTCGCCACAGGTGAAAGCCGCCAGAATCATTATTTTACAAAGCGCCACTACTATTACTGCCACTCAAACCCAGATTGAAATCGGCAATTTGGAAATCGGTTTATCCATGGCGACGACGGCTCCCCTTACCAGCCCAAAATATTGGAAATATGATTCAGCTTTGTGGGATGGGACAAAAACATTTGATATCAGCGTTTCATATAAAGCCGGCGTGGGGGTCACGGCCGGTTCCCAAACTTTTACAGTAGCAGGTATCAATACTTTTACCCCACCTGGTGGCATAACCTCAGTCAAGGTCGAATGTTGGGGCGGCGGCGGCGCCGGTGGAAGTTCCAACACCACCACCGACGGTTGCGGTGGCGGTGGCGGTGGTGCCTATTCCAATAAATTAAATGTGGGTGTCACAGCTGGAATTGGCTATACCGCTTTTGTCGGAGTCGGCGGTACCTATAGATCTCAAGCCAAAGGAGGCGATGGCGCCGCCAGCTATTTTCGAAATAGCGTCGGCGTGACTGTTGTCTCGGCCGCCGGAGGAATCGGCGGCACTTCTCAAGCCAGTAGCAATCCGGGAGCCGGTGGAGCTGGCGGTAACTCCACCGTTGGTGTTGGAGATACCAAATGGAGCGGAGGAACAGGTGGTAGAGGCTATAATGCTTCGGCAGGGCAGGGAGGTCCGGGTGGTAGCTCAGCCGGAATTGGAACCACGGGCCGGTCTGGTCCGGATCCCTGGTCAACCAGAGTTGCCAGTGCCGGCCCTACTGGTAGTGGTATCGGCGGTAGTGGTGGCCCGGCTGGTAACAGCGGTGCAGCCCCGGCCAGTGGAAATGGCGGCGGCGGCGGCGGCTCCGGCGATGTGGCAACCAGTGTCGGTGGAAACGGCGCCGGTGGGAAAGTAGTAGTTACTTGGGCCGCAATAGATAACGCAGTTTCAATTTATCTTCAGGAAGACAACGGTTCTTTTGCCGGCTGGACAAATGTCGTCACTGTTTTAAGCGGTGGTACCGCCACCGTCCCGACTTCGGTGGGCATTACAAACTTTACCCCTACCACCGGTAGAAATTATCGACTCGTTGCCAATACTGGTCTCAGTCCTTTTGATATTTATAATGCCAAAATTATTGTTAATCAAACCAGTGCTACTACTATTGACAAGCTAGTTCCCCAATATTTGTTGCTAAATACAAAATCAACCACCACCGGCAGTGCTTTAGGTTATCAAAGTTTATGGACCACCGACGAATGGGGCCGGACTACCAATACCTATCTGCATGCCTTTGACTCCATCGGTGGCGGCACCACCGCCACTGTTAAGCTCGTTGATATTGATGCCGGAAATGCTGAATTAACCAATTCCGCCATTGGCGGGACAAATCAAGTAATTAGTAATGGCATAACAATGCCCACTTCCGGTCATCAAATAGATACCTGGCTGACCGCCGCCGGAACCGAAGTCGACGCTTCGAGAATTTTGGTTCAAGTTGACGTAACGGCAGTTCAAAATCCGACCGTTGTTCTCAACAGTCTCGACAATGGCGCCACCACTACTGATACCACCCCGACTTTGGATTTTACCGGCACTAGTGCCTACGGAGATAGTGTCAGATATAACATTCAGATAGCCACCAACGACCTATTTTCTTCTAGCATAATCACTCAAACCTCGGTTCTGTCTCAAGGCACCGAGACGGACGCCAGTTCGTACGATACCGCCAGTATTTCCCCCGGTGCTAATAAATTAGTCCTTCTAGCCGTGGCCTCCCGGGTGGCTGGCGGCGGAAACAATACCCCTACCGCCAGTGGTGTTGGCATGAGCTGGGATTTAGTCACCACAGTTCAGGAACCCGGCAGCTGGAATAGGATTAGTCTTCTTCGAGCCATGAGTCCGTCGCCTTCTTCCGGGGCTATCACCATTTCTTTTGGTGGTCAAACTCAAACAGCTGTAAACTGGCAAATTTCCGAGTTTTCAAATGTTGATACTTCGGGGACAAACGGTGCTAGCGCCATCGGTCAGTCACAAACCAACACCGGTGCTTCCGTTACTAGTCTCACCGTTACCTTGGGTGCTTTTCAAAGTACCAATAACGCCACCTATGGGGCTATGATCTCTGAGGTCGCCTCTCCCATCAACCAGGGTACTGGATTTACTGAAGTTTATGATTTAAGTGTTACCGATAGCGCTCTGGAAACAGAGTGGAAAGATAGCAACGATACTTCGGTGGATTGGTCTTTTACTCAGGGCAGGGTCGGCGGAATTGCCGTCGAAATAAAAGCGGCTCCATCTGCCCTCGATAAAGTTTCCGGTACCGATGTCGGTTTTTCCGGATCTCCGGATAATACAGATCCTTTTACATCCGCCCAAGCCGTAAATTATACCGTTGAGGAGGGAGATAGCTTGGCGGTAGGCACTTATTACTGGCGAGTCAGAGGTATAGATCCAGATGGGAGCAATGCTTACGGCTCGTGGAGTGATACCCGTAATTTTGTGGTAAGCATGGCTGCCAATGTGACTATTTCGGGAAATATCTATACCACCGAAACCGCCACTGCCTACAACTGTTCATCCACCAACCTAACAGTTCGGGCCATAGTCGAGGGAGCCGGAGTCGGTACTACCGGTATTTGTACCTCCGGTGGTGGGGCATTTCTTATCCAAAATATCACCGTTGGTGATACCGGTCATGTAATTACCTTATATTTAGACGGAGAATCAGAGAAAGCCACCTCCATTACCAAAGTTGCCAGCACCTCTATAGGATTTACCCTTCCCCTTTATCAAAACCGGGTATATCTTAGTCACCAAAATGACGGGCCGATTACCAATGCAGATATCGATAAATATGATAGCGCCAACGATGCCGATATCCAATATACCTCAAACGGTGTCGGTCTCACCGTTACCCCGGGCTCCAAAATTGTTATCGCCCTTGGAAAAACCTATACTCCCGGCGGAAGTATTGACACCCCCTCAATCGGCATCGGTGGAACTTTCAACCCGGAGTCGAACACTGTTAATCTAACTGGAAGCGGCAGCAGCATCACCTGTACCGATGCCCCGGGGACAGTCATGCCTCTATGTAATAGTGGTACTTTTAACCAGTCAACCTCAACCATCAATTACAACGGGACTTCCGCTTCTGCCATCGCCGCTCTTACCTTCAATAATCTGGGTGTGGGTATTTCCTCCGAGGCGGGAGTCGGCACTACCTATACCTTTACCGGTAACGTCACAGTCGGCGGTATCTTCTCTATCGGAAATATCTTGTCATCAAATATCGATGTTGTAAATGCTTCCTCCCACACTCTTACTCTAACTCAGGCAGATACTCCGCTAAATGCTACTCCCAAGGGTGCTCTTGCTCCGGGAAGCTCGACTGTCGTTTACACTGCCTCCGCAGATACCAGCGTTGCGACTGTTGACTATTACAACCTTTCTCTGGCCCCTGCCTCAGGCACACCCACTTATACTCTTTTAAACGTTTGGGAATATAGAAGACCAATAGCAATTACCAATGCCTCGGGCGGGGACCTAACCGACTTTCAGGTTTCCTTTACTTTGGACACCACCGACAGTACTAGATTTCAGCCGGATTGTGATGATATAAGAATCACCGACTCAAGTGGTATTACCATTCTTCCTCATTGGATCGAAGAAAACAATCCCGGTTGTGGCAATGCCTCTACCAAAATTTGGACCAAAGTTCCCTCTATTCCCACTGCCGGCACAACCATCTATGTTTATTACGGCAATCCCATTGCTTCATCATCGCAAAACGGTACGAGTGTTTTTGAGTTTTTCGACGATTTTAGTGGCGATAGCCTAGACACACAAAAATGGACAAAAGTTAATGGCTCAACTCCGGTTCTTGCCTCCGGCACCTTGGCCATTACCGCCACCGCCGACCCGGGTAAATTAATTGCCTCTGCCGGCCCCAATGGCGACAACTACATTTTAAAAGCCAGATTTATGGTTACCGGCGGCTCTGCCGACGATGAAAGGTTGGGTCTAAGCGTAAAAACCAATACCTCAAGCGGAGCTGGCTACAATCTGGTTTTTAGGGGCTTTACCAACCTGTCAACGGTTCAGTTTTTACATGACGCAGTTGAGTGGGGCAGCGCAGACACTGTCAATTGGGCCAAAGACACATATTATACCGAAGAAATTTATCATGACGGAACAAATGTCAAAGGTCGTTTTAACGACGGTTCCTGGTACAGTTGGCCCAGAAGCGGAATATCCGGCTATTTGGCGATAAATTTTGCTAGTTTTAACGGTACAACTAGTATCTGGGATTATGCTGTTATTAGGAAAGCGGCTTCAACTGAACCCTCCTCCTCCGTCCAGGCAGAACAGGGTGTAACCAACACTGATATATTAACCGTCCACAATGATTTTTCTACTTCAGGCGCCGGTACCGTAACTGTCAATGTAGAGACAAACAACAGTGCCACCCTGGATATTAATGGGGATTTTACTCTGGCTTCCGGCGATACCTTTCTGGCCCCTCCCACTACGTCTATAGCCGGCGGCTATACCAACAATGGTACCTTTACCGCCAATTCTGGAAAAGTTACTTTTGACGGAACCGGAAGCAATACCCTATCTGGTTATATGAATGTCGGATCTGGCTCAACCTCTCCTTTCTATAAAGTGGTCTTTAGCGGCATCGGTGGCAGTTGGACCATTGCCGACCCCATAAAAATCGGAGCTACCAATGCTACCGATACCCTATTAATAAACGCCGGAGTTGTTACCTTGGGCAATGGAAACGGTGATGATATGGAGGTCGATGGAAAAATGAATATCGGTTCTACTGTCGGTCTGGCAATTTTTCAAACCATGGATGGTCTTGCCCAGGGCAGTGTCATCAATCTTGATATCAACAGCAATACCGCTCCGTTTAATTGTACTAACTGTTTGGTTCAAGTAGGCACAGCCGACAACACCGCCCCCCAGGGGACTTTTGTCATCAATGAAAACACCAACCTTCGATTAAATTCTTTCTCCAGCATTCAGTCGGGTCTGGATATTTATGCCTCGGGGAAAATAACTATTCGGGGTCTTCAGTCAGACACCGGCGCTGATAGCGGCACCGACACTACTTCCGCCGCCACCAGAGAAAGCAAAGTGTGTGTTGTCAAACCCGGCTGGGAAAACGACAGCCACAATAATAAAAACCTAAGAATCACCTCCGGCCTTGCCTTTGGGAAAATATACACTATCTCGGACACTATTACCAACGATTCCGATTGTGCCTCCGATACTGATGAGTCGCTGACTATCAACGATACTTCCGTTCCCTCCGGGGCTAGCACTGCCGTCGTAAGCTCAATCACCACCGTCTTATCGCAAAGATGGGTTTGTTCCAATGCCACCACATATATTTCCGCGGATAATAAAGAGATAGGCAGATATCTACACGATCTGTCGGGTGTCACCGGTTATTACAAGATTGTCGACTCCACCAATAATGATGCTACCAACTGTTCGGGTAATGATAGGTTCAGGATTATGGCTGATCCTGCTGCTGAATTTGCCAGTCTGCAAACCAGTGATACTTTTAAAATTGTCGATGGTATTAGGTCCGATGACACCTTTGAAATAATTGATTATGCCTCTATTACGGCCCAAAATGGTGTCGCCTGTAACTCATCGTTCAACGGCTATATCCTGGGAAGAAACCGTTCAGAAGTAGATATCCAATATTCAGATATTTGCAATATGGGAGCTTCCGATGAATATAAAACCGGAATCATGCTTGGCTACTCTTCGGCGGGCACCGACGGCTCTCTGCAAAACGAAGGGTTTGCAATTTCCAAGTCAAGGATAAGAAATGGTCACAATGGAATTGTTTTTTATTATGCGGACAATAATTCCGGAGCCAAAGGTATCTCCGACAATTATATTTCAGGACATGCATCTTTCGGAATTGACTTTTACTACGGTGCCGACAACAATAGTGTTACTTCAAACACTGTTTGTGGCAATTTTCAAAACATTTATTTTAGGAATAATTCAAATAACAACACCGTATCTTCTAATATTATTTGTGAAGCCACCACCTTTGCCGGAATTGTTTTATATGATTCGCTAAGCGGTAATATCGTCTCTTCAAATACTATTTACAACAACGCCCAACATGGTATCTATACTGGCACTAACGCCATAGACAACACCTTTTCATCAAACACCGTCTTCGGCAACCAATTAAGTGGAATTACTCTTGACAGTGCCCACATGACCAAAGTATCGGGCAACACGGTAAACAACTCTCAATATCATGGGATATATATAATCGGAGGGTCAAAGGGCAATATCATTTCGTCAAACAACGTTTTTGGTCAAGACGCTGGTATTTATCTTTATAATTCTGCCAACAACAATCTTTTGTACACCAATAATTCATACAACAATGCCTACGGTTTACAATCGGGTTCTAACTCGACAAACAATGTATTTTTCGGAAATGATTATTACTCTAATACTAGCTATGGTAGCTATAATAATGACGGTTTTAGTAATAATGTTTTCTATAATGATTCGTTTTATGGCAATATATTCGGCTGGATTGACAATGGTGCCTCAAATTTAAATAACATCCTTATAAACAATAGTTTCGGAGTCGGAACAGAAAATGGTTTCTACGATATCTATCAAATAGGATCTGCTCCCCATTCTACGCATTTATATAGCTCGACTGTTAATTCCACCGTTGAGGCCGACGGAATTATCTACCCCGGCTCATCAATTATCTCCCGCTCTCACGATGGAGTAGCCGGTGCTACCAAAATCTGGGGAGAATATTCCACTTCATCAAATAACTCCGAAACGCCACAGGATGAAGGGTTAGAAAGATATAATTATGCCGATTCCTCCTGGCCCGACTCAATTACCGACCCGGGGTTTTCCGGTATCGGAACCTCAGACACCGATCTAAATCTTGGCTTCGCCGGAGGTACCTTAGGCGGGGGGACTTCAGCCGCCTTTGTCTACCGGGTTTACTGCACTGTCACCAACTGTGTCACCTCCCCCAACTCGTGGGGGGTTGAAAGAGATGGGATAGGTTTGGGTACCTCCGCCTCTAGCGGCGTTGGCTATACCGACCCTGGCACCAATATCTCGTTTAAAATCGATGATTCCGGAACAGATTTTGCCCTGGGTGATACCTACACCTTTGTTGCCTTCAGGGGTAGTACTGACACCAATACTCAAAAAACTATAACAATGGCCCAGGATGGGGATTTAATAAATGTTGGTGCCGGTACTACTCTCCGGGCAATCGGGGTCGGCGGTAGCCACACCTTGATCACCCGTGGTGGATCGGGCGGCTACCACATTAATGTCGCCGGAACCCTTGATGCTAGCTACTATACTTTAAGTTATTTAGGAGGAACCGACGGAAATTTAGGGCTTGATTTACAAAGTGGTTCTCTGATTACTAATTTAGCCAACGGTGTCTTTGATAATTTCCAAGATGTCGGATCATCGGACACTTATATTAGAGTTCACAGTGATCTGATTGGGGTAGGAAGTCCGACCAAGACTTTTAGTGATTTAACCTTTACTCAAAACGGTTCCGGTGCTCCGGAATTTACCGTCACCGAATCCGGAGGCAGCTCCCCGGCCGACGATCGTTACTGGCAGTTTGAAAATTCTGTCTGTAGTTCTTGGGCTTCCTGTGAAGATTCCGACCTCGAACAAAACACCAACAGCGGTGGTAGCATCCGTTGGGATGCCATTATTCCTACCAGCCCTATTCTTGATCAGCTTATGCGCCACGGCCAGTGGTTTTTTGGCGGTCTCAAACAGCCGTTTACTTTTTAA